A stretch of the Planktothricoides raciborskii GIHE-MW2 genome encodes the following:
- a CDS encoding HpsJ family protein: MKARTPLPITLQAARFLKLAGMAMILISLLDFILLPIPISSGVEWSLKITTEMVDRGIVPMLGMALVFSGYAFENLGSSSEIKPKPGIDLKFWVFLISTILGLVFLAIAPIHMSNVVKARNQTIEQINKEAKDAKQQLEIRLAEQATQLRDLLATQPDLDNYVKQGNLSADELARLQKFKDDPNAFKIQMATVRANLEKQIEDRKKASEERSKVGTLKSLWRVGISCLLLASCYLTIGWTGFKGGWRPKKVRPPK; encoded by the coding sequence ATGAAAGCAAGAACACCTCTTCCGATTACCCTACAAGCCGCCCGATTTCTCAAATTGGCAGGGATGGCCATGATTCTTATTTCTTTGCTGGACTTTATATTATTGCCAATTCCGATAAGTTCTGGGGTTGAGTGGTCACTCAAGATCACCACCGAAATGGTCGATCGAGGAATTGTCCCCATGTTGGGAATGGCTTTAGTTTTTAGCGGCTATGCCTTTGAAAATCTAGGGAGTAGTAGCGAGATAAAGCCCAAACCGGGTATTGATTTAAAATTTTGGGTATTTTTAATTTCTACTATTTTAGGGTTGGTGTTTCTGGCAATTGCTCCCATTCATATGAGTAATGTAGTTAAAGCCAGAAATCAAACTATTGAGCAAATCAACAAAGAAGCCAAAGATGCCAAACAACAATTAGAAATTAGGCTGGCAGAACAGGCCACTCAACTGCGAGATTTATTAGCCACTCAGCCGGACTTAGATAATTATGTCAAGCAAGGCAATTTAAGTGCTGATGAATTAGCCAGATTACAAAAGTTTAAAGATGATCCTAATGCCTTTAAAATCCAAATGGCTACAGTTCGAGCTAATTTAGAAAAACAGATAGAAGACCGAAAAAAAGCCTCAGAAGAGCGATCAAAAGTTGGGACTTTAAAATCTCTATGGCGAGTGGGAATTAGTTGTTTACTCTTAGCCAGTTGTTATTTAACAATTGGGTGGACTGGATTTAAAGGCGGATGGCGACCAAAAAAAGTCCGTCCGCCAAAATAA
- a CDS encoding nitrate ABC transporter ATP-binding protein (This model describes the ATP binding subunits of ATP-binding cassette (ABC) transporters for nitrate transport, or for bicarbonate transport, in bacteria and archaea.), producing the protein MQPTVYKKIQANKVTQSSAKKPFVVFDNVSKTYKTSRGPYTVLKDVNLTINRGEFICVIGHSGCGKSTLLNMVSGFNTPSTGSVTVGGEPVTKPGPDRMVVFQNYALLPWLSAFENVYLAVNEVYKNKSELEKRAIVRDHLAMVGLTEAADKKPKQISGGMRQRVSIARALAIRPKVLILDEPFGALDAITKEELQEELLQIWNDHRCTVLMITHDIDEALFLADKLVMMTNGPEAKVGEIMEIPFSRPRDRDRIMEDPLYYDLRNYALDFLYNRFAHDDTKD; encoded by the coding sequence ATGCAACCAACCGTTTACAAAAAAATTCAAGCGAATAAAGTCACTCAATCATCGGCTAAAAAGCCTTTTGTGGTTTTTGACAATGTTTCTAAAACCTATAAGACCTCGCGAGGCCCTTACACGGTTTTAAAAGATGTCAATTTGACGATTAATCGGGGCGAATTTATCTGTGTGATCGGTCACTCTGGCTGTGGAAAATCCACTTTGTTAAATATGGTGTCCGGGTTTAATACCCCGTCTACAGGTTCGGTGACGGTGGGTGGAGAACCTGTCACCAAACCAGGCCCTGATCGCATGGTTGTCTTCCAAAACTATGCCCTGCTTCCTTGGTTAAGTGCTTTTGAAAATGTCTATTTAGCCGTTAATGAGGTTTATAAGAATAAGTCAGAATTGGAAAAACGGGCGATCGTCCGCGATCATTTAGCAATGGTCGGTTTAACCGAAGCGGCTGATAAAAAACCTAAGCAAATTTCTGGGGGGATGCGTCAACGGGTTTCTATTGCCCGCGCTTTGGCAATTCGTCCGAAAGTGCTGATTTTAGACGAACCTTTTGGGGCATTAGATGCGATTACCAAGGAGGAATTACAAGAGGAATTATTGCAGATTTGGAACGATCATCGCTGCACGGTGTTAATGATTACTCACGATATCGATGAGGCATTATTCTTGGCGGATAAATTGGTGATGATGACCAATGGCCCCGAAGCAAAAGTAGGGGAAATTATGGAAATTCCTTTCTCCCGTCCTCGCGATCGCGATCGCATTATGGAAGACCCCTTATATTACGATTTGCGTAACTATGCCCTAGATTTCCTCTATAACCGTTTTGCCCACGATGACACTAAGGATTAA
- a CDS encoding nitrate ABC transporter ATP-binding protein (This model describes the ATP binding subunits of ATP-binding cassette (ABC) transporters for nitrate transport, or for bicarbonate transport, in bacteria and archaea.) — translation MSVFVAVDQIDKVFELSNGGQYIALKGINLQIKKGEFISLIGHSGCGKSTLLNMIAGLDLPTDGVVALEGQRIQKPGPDRMVVFQNYSLLPWLTVRQNIALAVNEVMAGLPEGERKEIIENHIDLVGLRHAVDKLPKELSGGMKQRVAIARALAIRPKLLLLDEPFGALDALTRGNLQEQLMRICEEYQVTSVMVTHDVDEAVLLSDRIVMLTNGPSSKIGGILEVDIPRPRKRMEVVNHPSYYILRSEMIYFLNQQKRVKKIRARKVDVVSRHGLEKINLEIGFVPLTACAPLVVAQEKGFFVKHGLEEVNLVRETSWRGIVDGIAGNYLDAAQMPAGMPMWFTNAGHEDTPLPVVTALTMTRNGNAITLAKKFYQQGIQTAKDLKEAIRKSSDEKHRLGMVHPSSMHNILLRYWLAEGGIDPDRDVELKTIPPAQMVVDLKANTIDGYCVGEPWNFRAAMEGAGFTVATDLEIWQGHPGKVLGVREDWANKYPNTHIALVKALLEACAYCADEKNHPEIRKLLATRKYLSTDIDYIHLGTPNEMSCSLDHPMREYAHHEFFGAGINRPIRTEHLWMMTQMARWGDIPFPRNWVEILERVCRVNVFSTAARELGIDVQYKRTGINLFDGVKFNDENPLDYLNKLKIKRNITMAEIILDTRERDPLSA, via the coding sequence ATGAGCGTCTTTGTGGCAGTGGATCAAATTGATAAGGTATTTGAGTTAAGCAATGGTGGACAATATATTGCGCTCAAAGGCATCAATTTACAGATTAAAAAAGGTGAATTTATCTCTTTAATTGGTCACTCTGGTTGTGGCAAGTCAACCCTGTTAAACATGATTGCGGGTTTGGATTTACCCACCGATGGAGTGGTTGCCCTGGAAGGACAACGGATTCAAAAACCCGGCCCCGATCGCATGGTCGTCTTCCAAAACTATTCCCTTTTGCCTTGGTTAACGGTGCGGCAAAATATTGCCCTCGCTGTCAATGAAGTCATGGCAGGATTGCCCGAAGGTGAAAGAAAGGAAATTATTGAAAACCATATTGACTTGGTGGGTTTACGTCATGCGGTAGATAAATTACCCAAGGAATTATCCGGTGGGATGAAACAACGAGTCGCGATCGCTCGTGCCCTAGCCATCCGTCCCAAATTGTTACTATTAGATGAACCTTTCGGCGCCTTAGATGCCTTAACTCGCGGCAATTTACAAGAGCAACTGATGCGAATTTGTGAAGAATACCAAGTCACATCAGTCATGGTGACTCACGATGTGGATGAAGCGGTATTACTGTCCGATCGCATTGTCATGTTAACCAACGGACCATCCTCCAAAATCGGTGGAATTTTAGAAGTAGATATTCCCCGCCCTCGGAAACGCATGGAAGTGGTGAATCACCCCAGCTACTATATTTTAAGAAGTGAAATGATCTACTTCTTAAATCAACAAAAACGAGTCAAGAAAATCCGCGCCCGCAAAGTTGATGTTGTCTCCCGTCATGGCTTAGAAAAAATCAACTTAGAGATTGGTTTTGTCCCCCTCACCGCTTGTGCTCCTTTGGTAGTTGCCCAAGAAAAAGGCTTTTTTGTCAAACATGGATTAGAGGAAGTTAATTTAGTCCGAGAAACCAGTTGGCGTGGGATTGTCGATGGCATTGCCGGAAACTATTTAGATGCAGCCCAAATGCCCGCAGGAATGCCCATGTGGTTCACCAATGCGGGACATGAAGATACCCCCTTACCTGTGGTGACAGCCTTGACCATGACTCGCAATGGGAATGCGATTACATTGGCGAAAAAATTCTATCAGCAAGGAATTCAAACGGCCAAAGATTTAAAAGAAGCCATTCGGAAAAGTAGCGATGAAAAACATCGTTTGGGCATGGTTCATCCTTCCTCAATGCACAATATTTTATTGCGATATTGGCTGGCAGAAGGGGGAATTGATCCGGATCGAGATGTGGAATTAAAAACAATTCCCCCGGCTCAAATGGTGGTGGATTTGAAAGCCAATACCATTGACGGCTACTGTGTCGGTGAACCTTGGAATTTCCGGGCTGCAATGGAAGGGGCAGGCTTTACCGTGGCCACTGATTTAGAAATTTGGCAAGGACACCCCGGTAAAGTTTTAGGAGTCCGAGAAGATTGGGCGAATAAATATCCGAATACCCACATTGCTTTGGTCAAAGCTTTATTAGAAGCTTGTGCCTATTGTGCAGATGAAAAGAACCATCCAGAAATTCGCAAATTGTTAGCCACTCGCAAATATTTAAGTACCGATATTGACTACATTCATTTAGGCACTCCCAATGAGATGAGTTGCAGTTTAGATCATCCGATGCGAGAATATGCTCATCACGAGTTTTTCGGAGCCGGAATTAACCGGCCAATTCGGACTGAACATTTGTGGATGATGACCCAAATGGCTCGTTGGGGCGATATTCCTTTCCCGCGTAATTGGGTGGAAATTTTAGAGCGGGTTTGTCGCGTGAACGTATTCAGCACGGCGGCTCGTGAGTTAGGGATTGATGTTCAGTACAAACGCACGGGAATTAATCTCTTTGATGGGGTAAAATTTAATGATGAAAACCCGCTTGATTATCTGAATAAATTGAAGATTAAACGCAATATTACGATGGCAGAAATTATTCTCGATACCAGAGAAAGAGATCCGCTTTCAGCTTGA
- the ntrB gene encoding nitrate ABC transporter permease, whose translation MANIVRNNRQKTGNPILDFWNKNSHNILPPLMGFLGFLIVWQLVSMVGLIKLPPPSDIITNQRTRIYLMYPWFDRGGLDKGLFWQTLESLKRVLIGYSMAAIVGIGTGILIGLNPFLNKALDPLFQFLRTVPPLAWVPLSLAALQQNQPAALFVIFITAVWPILINTTVGVQQIPQDYINVRQVLQLSPQKFFFKILIPSALPYIFTGLRIAIGLAWLAIIAAEIVMSGIVGIGFFIWDAYQNNYISDIILALVYIGAVGLMLDRFMAWLQTVIAPGE comes from the coding sequence ATGGCAAATATCGTGAGAAACAATCGGCAAAAAACCGGAAATCCCATTCTGGATTTTTGGAATAAAAACTCCCACAATATTCTCCCGCCGTTAATGGGATTTCTGGGATTTTTAATTGTTTGGCAACTGGTATCGATGGTCGGCTTAATCAAACTGCCCCCCCCGTCGGATATCATCACCAATCAACGAACTCGCATTTATTTAATGTATCCTTGGTTTGACCGGGGCGGACTGGATAAAGGATTATTCTGGCAAACTCTGGAAAGTCTAAAACGGGTTTTAATTGGTTATTCTATGGCGGCAATTGTGGGCATTGGCACCGGGATTCTGATTGGCTTAAATCCGTTTCTAAATAAAGCCCTCGACCCCTTGTTTCAATTCCTGCGAACCGTGCCACCCTTGGCCTGGGTTCCCCTTTCTCTGGCGGCTTTGCAACAAAACCAACCGGCGGCTTTATTCGTGATTTTTATTACCGCTGTTTGGCCAATTTTAATTAACACTACCGTCGGAGTCCAACAAATTCCCCAGGATTACATTAACGTTCGTCAGGTGTTACAGCTTTCTCCTCAAAAGTTCTTTTTCAAGATTTTGATTCCGTCAGCTTTGCCTTACATTTTCACGGGATTACGGATCGCGATCGGTCTAGCTTGGTTAGCGATTATCGCCGCCGAAATTGTGATGTCAGGGATTGTGGGCATTGGCTTCTTCATCTGGGATGCTTACCAAAATAACTATATTTCCGACATTATTTTGGCGCTGGTTTATATCGGTGCAGTGGGCTTAATGCTTGACCGCTTTATGGCTTGGTTACAAACCGTGATCGCCCCTGGGGAATAA
- a CDS encoding CmpA/NrtA family ABC transporter substrate-binding protein, with product MSQISRRRFLFTLSASAAGSVLLKGCLGNPPEPAGSSSSTPQVSPVNLTPETTPEITGIKLGYLPIVESAPLIVGKQKGFFAKYGMTDVEVSKQANWGSARDNVEIGSKAGGIDGGQWQMPMPYLISEGLITKNNVKIPMYVLAQLNTQGNGIAIANKHKGHNIGLDLSLAKNYFIDLHTAGTPFKLAYTFPKANQDFWVRYWLAAGGIDPDLDVSLLVVPAAQTVANMKTGSMDGFSTGDPWPDRIAQDGIGFLAALTADIWPCHPEEYLAIRADWVDQHPKATKALLKGLMEAQQWCDRPENHGELAAILSTANYFNVPASVLQGSFSGNYKLGDNLAPINDPKKATKYWKDEKGSVSYPYKSHDLWFLTESVRWGYLPPETLANAQQLIDKVNREDIWKAAAAEAGIAATDIPTSTSRGIEQFFDGKIFDPQNPQAYLDSLAIKKV from the coding sequence ATGAGTCAAATTTCACGACGCAGATTTTTATTCACACTCAGCGCCAGTGCAGCAGGTTCAGTCTTATTAAAAGGCTGTTTAGGCAACCCACCGGAACCAGCGGGCAGCAGTAGCTCTACCCCACAAGTTAGTCCGGTTAATTTGACACCGGAAACCACCCCGGAAATCACCGGAATTAAATTAGGTTATCTGCCAATTGTTGAATCCGCCCCATTAATCGTGGGTAAACAAAAAGGCTTTTTCGCCAAATATGGGATGACTGATGTGGAAGTCTCCAAACAGGCCAACTGGGGATCAGCAAGAGATAATGTGGAAATTGGCTCCAAAGCGGGAGGCATTGATGGCGGGCAGTGGCAAATGCCCATGCCTTATTTAATTTCCGAAGGTTTAATTACCAAAAATAATGTCAAAATCCCTATGTATGTCCTGGCTCAACTCAATACTCAGGGCAATGGGATTGCGATCGCCAATAAACATAAAGGCCACAATATTGGCTTGGATTTAAGCCTTGCTAAGAATTATTTTATCGATTTACATACCGCAGGCACTCCGTTTAAATTAGCCTATACCTTCCCGAAAGCGAATCAAGATTTTTGGGTGAGATATTGGTTAGCGGCTGGGGGAATCGATCCTGATTTGGATGTGAGTTTGCTGGTGGTTCCGGCAGCCCAAACCGTTGCCAACATGAAAACTGGCTCGATGGATGGGTTCAGTACCGGCGATCCTTGGCCCGATCGCATTGCCCAAGATGGGATTGGTTTTCTGGCCGCATTAACTGCTGATATTTGGCCTTGTCATCCAGAAGAATACCTGGCAATTCGGGCCGATTGGGTGGATCAACATCCCAAGGCCACTAAAGCATTATTAAAAGGACTGATGGAAGCCCAACAATGGTGCGATCGACCCGAAAATCATGGGGAACTGGCGGCGATTTTATCGACGGCCAATTACTTCAACGTTCCAGCATCAGTTTTACAAGGTTCTTTCTCTGGAAACTATAAATTAGGAGATAACTTAGCACCCATCAATGATCCGAAAAAAGCCACCAAATATTGGAAGGATGAGAAAGGCAGTGTTTCCTATCCCTACAAGAGCCATGATTTATGGTTTTTAACGGAAAGTGTTCGCTGGGGTTACTTACCACCGGAAACTTTAGCAAATGCCCAACAATTGATTGATAAAGTCAATCGAGAAGATATCTGGAAAGCCGCAGCAGCGGAAGCTGGAATCGCGGCCACTGATATTCCCACCAGCACATCGCGAGGGATTGAGCAATTTTTTGATGGCAAGATTTTTGATCCGCAAAATCCCCAGGCTTATTTAGACAGTCTCGCGATCAAGAAAGTTTAA
- a CDS encoding AAA family ATPase, translating to MTKSLNLQQFFQATNPAKTLFVDSIEQDQKYYIDFSSVRGGQIIDELKDNIALWSPDEATCQLFTGHIGCGKSTELLRLKQQLEAEDFHVVYFESSQDLEMGDVDVGDILLAIAHRITESLDRLQLNKSTKMQSLLQGAAKLLQTEIEISGEWTTPFGKISANTDGQVSLDMGIDKISAKAKASPESRSKLRDYLEPRTNSSLEAINSELIEPAIAKLQQHEKRGLVVIVDSLDKLHNSRKPGQSPQHEYLFVERAEQLRSLHCHVIYTMPLGLRFCNVFANLCAKFMYEPKVLPMVPTQTRDLIFA from the coding sequence ATGACGAAAAGCTTAAATTTACAACAATTTTTTCAGGCGACCAACCCCGCAAAAACCTTATTTGTGGATAGTATTGAACAAGACCAAAAGTATTATATTGATTTTTCCTCTGTGCGCGGCGGTCAGATTATTGATGAGTTGAAGGATAATATTGCTCTATGGTCGCCGGATGAAGCCACTTGTCAATTGTTTACGGGTCATATTGGTTGCGGTAAGTCCACGGAGTTGTTGCGGTTGAAACAACAGTTGGAAGCAGAGGATTTTCATGTGGTATATTTTGAGTCTTCTCAAGATTTGGAAATGGGAGATGTGGATGTAGGGGATATTTTATTGGCGATCGCCCATCGGATTACCGAAAGTCTCGATCGCTTGCAACTGAACAAATCTACAAAAATGCAAAGTCTCCTCCAAGGGGCTGCAAAACTGTTGCAAACGGAAATTGAAATTTCTGGAGAATGGACAACCCCATTTGGTAAAATTAGTGCCAATACAGACGGGCAAGTTTCTTTAGATATGGGAATTGATAAAATTTCTGCCAAAGCGAAAGCATCTCCCGAATCTCGCAGTAAATTAAGAGACTATTTGGAACCGCGAACCAATAGCAGTTTAGAAGCAATTAATAGTGAACTAATCGAACCAGCGATCGCCAAATTACAGCAGCATGAAAAGCGAGGCTTAGTCGTAATTGTCGATAGCTTAGATAAACTACATAATTCTCGCAAACCTGGTCAAAGTCCCCAGCATGAATATTTGTTTGTGGAACGGGCTGAACAACTGCGAAGCCTTCATTGTCATGTAATTTATACTATGCCTTTGGGTTTGCGATTTTGCAATGTTTTTGCTAATCTATGCGCCAAGTTTATGTATGAACCGAAGGTGTTGCCAATGGTGCCGACTCAAACACGCGATTTGATTTTTGCTTAA
- the mutL gene encoding DNA mismatch repair endonuclease MutL yields MTPTIQTLPPEVVNLIAAGEVIDSIAAVLRELVENALDAGASRITVSIWPESWRIRVTDNGAGMDLANLQRCATPHSTSKIRDREDLWKINSLGFRGEALHSLAQLSRLEIRSRCQESAEAWRLVYTEQGEPMQIEPVAIAPGTIVTVSDLFGCWQARRQGLPPIAQQLRAVQQTIEHIALCHPQVSWQVNKNNRPWFAIHPGTTAQEILPQLVRGVVVSDLQYVTVVITAEQRIQVVLGLPDRASRRKPDWVKVAVNHRMVRSPELEQAIISAFGRTLPRNRYPICFVDLQLNPKQIDWNRQPSKSEIYLQNIAWWQQQLNSAIGQALRLNITDSPANQQRVSQLLTNSENKGGYELSRKINMEDRPEPSSNLIPLTAVAQLRNTYIVAEHPNGVWLVEQHIAHERIIYEQLRDRWELVPLEPPIILSNLTIAQREQMERLGLDVSEFGNELWAVRNAPEMLAKRDDCADALWELSLGGDLQTAQVATACRSAIRNGTPLSLSEMQSILDQWQRTQNPRTCPHGRPIYLSLEETDLARFFRRHWVIGKSHGI; encoded by the coding sequence ATGACTCCTACGATCCAAACCCTACCCCCAGAAGTTGTTAACCTGATCGCTGCCGGTGAGGTGATCGATTCGATCGCTGCTGTGTTGCGAGAGTTAGTGGAGAATGCCCTAGATGCTGGGGCGAGTCGAATTACCGTGTCCATTTGGCCGGAGTCCTGGCGGATCCGGGTGACGGATAATGGCGCGGGGATGGATTTGGCGAACTTACAACGTTGTGCGACCCCCCACAGTACCAGCAAAATCCGCGATCGCGAGGATTTGTGGAAAATTAACAGTTTGGGATTTCGCGGGGAAGCCCTGCATAGTTTGGCTCAATTATCCCGACTAGAAATCAGAAGTCGTTGCCAAGAGTCAGCGGAAGCATGGCGTCTGGTTTACACGGAACAAGGAGAACCGATGCAAATTGAACCTGTGGCGATCGCCCCGGGAACCATTGTCACGGTTTCTGACTTGTTTGGTTGCTGGCAAGCCCGGCGACAGGGACTGCCGCCGATCGCCCAACAGTTGCGGGCGGTACAACAAACCATTGAACACATTGCCCTGTGTCATCCCCAGGTAAGCTGGCAGGTGAATAAAAATAATCGCCCCTGGTTTGCCATTCATCCGGGAACCACCGCCCAGGAGATTTTGCCCCAGTTAGTGCGCGGGGTGGTGGTGAGTGATTTGCAATATGTGACGGTGGTGATTACCGCTGAACAACGGATTCAGGTGGTTTTGGGCTTGCCCGATCGCGCTTCACGCCGTAAACCGGATTGGGTGAAGGTGGCAGTCAATCATCGTATGGTGCGATCGCCGGAATTAGAACAAGCAATTATTAGTGCTTTTGGGCGAACCTTACCCAGAAATCGCTATCCGATTTGTTTTGTGGACTTGCAACTAAATCCAAAGCAAATTGATTGGAATCGACAACCGAGTAAGTCTGAGATTTACTTACAAAATATTGCTTGGTGGCAGCAACAACTTAATAGCGCGATCGGGCAAGCATTGCGGTTGAATATCACCGACAGTCCGGCCAATCAACAGCGAGTCAGCCAATTATTGACGAACTCAGAAAATAAAGGTGGCTATGAACTTAGTCGAAAAATTAACATGGAAGACCGCCCGGAACCTAGCAGCAACTTAATACCATTAACCGCCGTTGCTCAACTCAGAAATACCTATATTGTAGCAGAACATCCCAACGGCGTTTGGTTAGTAGAACAACATATTGCCCATGAAAGAATTATATATGAACAGTTGCGCGATCGCTGGGAATTAGTCCCATTAGAACCGCCGATAATTCTCAGCAATTTAACCATTGCCCAACGAGAACAAATGGAAAGGTTAGGATTAGATGTCAGCGAATTTGGCAACGAACTGTGGGCAGTCCGCAATGCCCCAGAAATGCTGGCAAAACGGGATGATTGTGCGGATGCTTTGTGGGAATTAAGTTTAGGGGGAGACTTACAAACTGCCCAAGTTGCCACCGCTTGCCGTAGCGCCATTAGAAACGGTACGCCGCTAAGTTTATCAGAAATGCAATCGATTTTAGATCAATGGCAACGCACGCAAAATCCCCGCACTTGTCCTCACGGCAGACCGATTTATTTATCCTTAGAAGAAACCGACTTAGCTCGATTTTTCCGACGCCATTGGGTGATTGGCAAAAGTCATGGAATTTAA
- a CDS encoding YheT family hydrolase: MTLYSFFYASQVWEKFTVDPQPPYEEKIFMGAEDVPIFGWVAIPENPRGTIVGTYGITGNLEDQWFLQVLGRKAFARGYAVVLFDWRAHGKTAELSPTLTSDGLYEGEDFVRIAAQAKAIGCPGKFWFTGYSLGGHLALWGLKAGQFLSKAARNLGLRSRDIGGGAVICPNLDSNRSLAYLVNHPLGRYLEQEVAKNLKTMAWEIYGYHPNDIDPAAIERANSIWGFDRELVIPRLGFNSVEEYYDASCPLVHVLPELNKPTLIIYAEDDPMFYPGLVSELKAISEKNSAIDLISTEFGGHLGYFSSKNCQKQAGDVDHWWAWNRMLDWCDSRSDPSGNRQTLTIPEKSSELVAMQGR; this comes from the coding sequence ATGACACTATATAGCTTTTTTTACGCCAGTCAAGTGTGGGAAAAGTTTACCGTTGACCCTCAACCCCCTTATGAAGAAAAAATTTTTATGGGTGCAGAGGATGTGCCCATTTTTGGCTGGGTAGCTATTCCCGAAAACCCACGGGGGACGATCGTTGGTACTTACGGTATTACGGGAAATTTAGAAGACCAATGGTTTTTGCAAGTGCTGGGACGTAAGGCATTTGCCCGGGGATATGCGGTGGTTTTATTTGATTGGAGAGCCCACGGCAAAACTGCCGAACTTTCCCCAACTTTAACGTCCGATGGTTTATATGAAGGCGAAGATTTTGTCAGAATTGCCGCCCAAGCTAAGGCAATTGGTTGTCCCGGAAAGTTTTGGTTTACGGGCTATTCTTTGGGTGGACATTTGGCACTTTGGGGTCTGAAAGCAGGGCAATTTTTGTCAAAAGCAGCGCGAAATTTGGGACTGCGATCGCGTGATATTGGGGGTGGGGCGGTGATTTGCCCTAATTTAGATTCTAATCGTTCTCTTGCTTATTTAGTTAATCACCCTTTGGGGCGATATTTAGAACAAGAAGTTGCCAAAAATTTGAAAACAATGGCCTGGGAAATTTACGGTTATCATCCTAATGATATAGATCCGGCAGCAATTGAACGGGCTAATAGTATTTGGGGCTTTGATCGCGAATTGGTGATTCCCCGTTTAGGGTTTAATTCCGTTGAGGAGTATTATGATGCTAGTTGTCCTTTGGTTCACGTTTTACCGGAGTTAAATAAGCCCACGTTAATTATTTACGCGGAAGATGATCCGATGTTTTATCCCGGTTTAGTTTCCGAGTTAAAGGCTATTTCAGAGAAAAATTCAGCGATTGATTTAATTTCTACGGAATTTGGCGGTCATTTGGGATATTTTAGTAGTAAAAATTGCCAAAAACAAGCCGGTGATGTTGACCATTGGTGGGCTTGGAATCGGATGTTAGATTGGTGCGATTCGCGTAGCGATCCCTCTGGGAATCGCCAAACTTTGACTATTCCCGAAAAGTCATCGGAGTTGGTGGCTATGCAGGGGCGATAG
- a CDS encoding glutathione S-transferase family protein, with translation MLKLYGGARSRASIVQWYLEELGVPYEFVLLDMQAKEHLQPEYLAINPIGKVPAIVDGDFKLWESGAILLYLAQKYGNLSTPEDLAVMNQWISFANATFGPGVFVEASRDRELPRLMSGLNQIFETQQFLVGDDFTVADVAVGAMLAYTLMMIKPDLSPYPAVLAYVGRIQQRSGFQKTIGNRG, from the coding sequence ATGTTAAAGCTATATGGCGGTGCTCGCAGTCGGGCTTCAATTGTGCAGTGGTATCTAGAGGAACTTGGGGTTCCTTATGAATTTGTGCTGCTGGATATGCAAGCAAAAGAACATTTGCAACCAGAGTATTTGGCGATTAATCCCATTGGCAAAGTCCCCGCGATCGTAGATGGAGACTTTAAACTCTGGGAGTCTGGGGCAATTTTATTGTATTTAGCCCAAAAATACGGCAATCTGTCCACCCCAGAAGATTTGGCCGTGATGAACCAGTGGATCTCTTTTGCTAATGCCACTTTCGGCCCTGGGGTGTTTGTGGAAGCCAGCCGCGATCGCGAACTGCCCCGGTTAATGAGTGGCCTCAACCAAATCTTTGAAACACAGCAGTTTTTGGTTGGGGATGACTTTACCGTAGCAGATGTGGCCGTGGGCGCTATGTTAGCCTACACCCTTATGATGATTAAACCAGACTTAAGCCCATATCCCGCCGTCCTCGCTTATGTTGGCCGGATCCAGCAACGGTCTGGGTTCCAGAAGACAATCGGCAATCGCGGTTAA
- a CDS encoding photosystem II reaction center protein K, with translation MEAAMLLAKLPEAYQIFDPLVDVLPIIPVFFLLLAFVWQAAVGFK, from the coding sequence ATGGAAGCAGCAATGCTGTTGGCGAAACTGCCAGAAGCGTATCAAATCTTTGACCCACTGGTTGATGTATTACCGATTATCCCCGTATTTTTCCTCTTGCTGGCTTTCGTTTGGCAAGCCGCCGTTGGTTTCAAATAA